A window from Xiphophorus maculatus strain JP 163 A chromosome 17, X_maculatus-5.0-male, whole genome shotgun sequence encodes these proteins:
- the tmem243 gene encoding transmembrane protein 243 — MDEFSTRTYGTSGLDNRPLFGETSARDRIINMVVGGFTSVVVLVTVIGSFVFPSLPPQPLNIFFAVCILLACGSTIVLIFWYRQGDLEPKFRKLIYYMLATILLLCLCANLYFFDVR, encoded by the exons ATGGACGAGTTCTCAACCCGGACCTACGGCACCAGCGGCCTGGATAACCGACCTCTGTTTGGAGAGACGTCGGCTCGG GATCGGATCATCAACATGGTCGTAGGAGGCTTCACGTCTGTGGTGGTTCTG GTAACCGTGATCGGCTCCTTCGTCTTCCCCTCGTTGCCTCCGCAGCCGCTCAACATCTTCTTCGCTGTCTGCATCCTGCTGGCGTGCGGCTCCACCATCGTGCTG ataTTCTGGTACCGACAGGGCGACCTGGAGCCCAAATTCAGGAAGCTGATCTACTACATGCTGGCCACCATCCTGCTGCTGTGTTTATGTGCCAACCTTTACTTCTTCGACGTCAGgtag
- the dmtf1 gene encoding cyclin-D-binding Myb-like transcription factor 1 yields MSSAAAAEEETAALESGKPVTLTRDSDGSIILHCPSNDEELEPLQKKTRVSTEENPETPQFSVITMSENDESFEVTMTATAEGDLPEDGVTEIEILHEDKEQKAEVSPVSQAWFTTKEDKDTLANKGHRWKQGMWSKEEIDILINNIDRYMKRRGIQDPAEIIFEMSKEERKDFYRSVALGLNRPLFAVYRRVLRMYDDRNHVGKYTPEEIEKLKTLREKHGNDWATIGAALGRSASSVKDRCRLMKETCNTGKWSEEEEGRLAEVVYEMAGVSPGSAVTAGVSWATVADRVRTRSEKQCRSKWLNYLNWKHSGGAEWTKEDDLNLLRRISSVKVEDENDIKWEDLAWGWSSVRSPQWLRSKWWSIKRQVANHKEIPFSVLLKGLEELMTSSQTASLPGSPSSSSLQIRLARLDDSSGCSPVSGPLAALQIPVQIPLQITHLASDAAADGDAITLNSGALQTFEILPSFQLQPTGTPGTFYLQTTSNQSLPLSLSNNGTVTLTTGSSPSSQEHIILHSLSTDGLCSGDGVIIQTVSADPAPLPEGRSQDLNVAALLEESEAVVTETPEAGSEDFTEKGAVVHPGMPSGSAVLIASPPNISSTLTDPILENQEGSD; encoded by the exons atgagctcagcagcagcagcagaagaagaaacagcagCATTAGAAAGCGGAAAGCCCGTCACTTTAACTCGTGAcagtgatggcagcatcatcctgCACTGTCCTTCAAATG acgAGGAACTGGAGCCTCTTCAAAAGAAGACGCGAGTTTCCACAGAGGAAAACCCGGAGACGCCTCAGTTCTCTGTCATCACTa TGTCTGAAAACGATGAGAGCTTTGAGGTGACGATGACGGCCACCGCTGAAGGCGACCTGCCTGAGGACGGCGTCACTGAGATCGAG atTCTGCATGAGGACAAAGAGCAGAAGGCTGAGGTGTCACCAGTCAGTCAGGCCTGGTTCACCACTAAAGAGGACAAAGACACGCTGGCCAACAAAG GTCACAGGTGGAAGCAGGGAATGTGGTCGAAGGAGGAGATCGACATCCTGATCAACAACATCGACCGATACATGAAG CGCCGCGGCATCCAGGACCCGGCAGAGATCATCTTCGAGATGTCgaaagaggagaggaaggatTTCTACCGCTCGGTGGCGCTGGGGCTGAACCGGCCGCTGTTCGCCGTCTACAGGAGAGTTTTACGGATGTATGACGACAGAAACCACGTCGGCAA GTATACTCCAGAGGAGATAGAGAAACTGAAAAC gttgaGGGAAAAACACGGGAACGACTGGGCGACGATCGGAGCGGCTCTGGGTCGCAGCGCCTCTTCTGTTAAGGACCGCTGCCGTCTGATGAAGGAAACCTGCAACACGG GTAAATggagcgaggaggaggagggacgCCTGGCGGAGGTGGTGTATGAAATGGCAGGCGTGTCGCCTGGGTCGGCGGTCACGGCCGGGGTTTCCTGGGCGACGGTGGCGGATCGGGTTCGCACGCGCTCAGAGAAGCAGTGTCGGTCCAAGTGGCTGAACTACCTGAACTGGAAGCACAGCGGAGGAGCCGAGTGGACAAAGGAGGATGACCTGAACCTCCTGCGCAG GATCTCGTCGGTGAAGGTGGAAGACGAGAACGACATCAAGTGGGAGGATCTGGCGTGGGGGTGGAGCAGCGTGCGCTCGCCTCAGTGGCTGCGCTCCAAGTGGTGGAGCATCAAGAGACAAGTGGCCAACCACAAGGAGATCCCGTTCAGCG TCCTCCTAAAGGGCCTGGAGgagctgatgacatcatcacagACTGCGTCCCTCCCCGGCagtccctcctcttcctcgctccAGATCCGCCTGGCCCGGCTGGACGACAGCAGCGGCTGCAGTCCCGTCTCCGGCCCACTGGCGGCGCTGCAGATCCCGGTCCAGATCCCGCTGCAGATCACTCACCTGG CTTCAGATGCGGCTGCAGACGGAGACGCCATCACTCTGAACTCAGGAGCGCTGCAGACCTTCGAGATCCTGCCC tcCTTCCAGCTGCAGCCAACTGGAACCCCCGGAACCTTCTACCTCCAGACGACGTCCAATCAGAGCCTTCCTCTCAGCCTGTCTAATAACGGCACAGTAACCCTGACAACaggctcctccccctcctcccaGGAACACATCATCCTCCACAGCCTGTCG ACCGACGGCCTCTGCTCCGGAGATGGCGTCATCATCCAGACCGTCTCTGCTGACCCCGCACCCTTGCCGGAAGGGCGGAGCCAGGACCTCAATGTGGCCGCACTCCTGGAGGAGTCAGAGGCGGTTGTAACGGAAACGCCTGAGGCAGGAAGTGAAGATTTCACagagaag GGTGCAGTGGTGCATCCTGGGATGCCGTCGGGAAGCGCCGTTCTCATCGCCTCTCCTCCCAACATCAGCAGCACCTTGACAG ATCCCATCCTGGAGAACCAGGAAGGTTCTGACtga
- the cwf19l1 gene encoding CWF19-like protein 1 — protein MGDQPVRVLVCGDVEGRLSSLFSRVQAIQRKTGQFDLLLCVGEFFGVTPEAEAEWQQYKTGAKKAPIQTYILGAASQETVKNFPNSDGSELAENITYLGRRGVFTGASGLQLAYVSGQEALQEPAPAHCFTSKDLSALVTSLTSSSKFRGVDILLTSQWPRGVWQYGNNPEVNTKSCGSSSIASLAHKLKPRYHFAALEGAHYERLPFRNHVVLQENAQHVSRFIALATVNNPAKKKYLYAFNIVPMKNMDPTELVKQPPDVTESPYRRSAKDKTETQKPPFSTTEEEEPVHQFFFDLSRNQGRAPRGRGGKRPSDGRGRDGHFQGQPKQPRRHPQPTGPCWFCLASPQVEKHLVVSIGTHCYLAVAKGPLTPRHVLILPIGHYQSVVELSSDVVEEMEKYKSALTDFYKSKGERCVLFERNYRSQHLQLQVVPVPLNRCTTDDIKEAFMVQAQEQNMELMEIPQHTDLKQIAPPGTPYFYVELDSGEKLYYRIQKNFPLQFGREVLASEAVLNIPTRADWKECKQSREEEDDGCKQLRDAFQPYDFAWDD, from the exons ATGGGAGACCAGCCGGTCAGAGT TTTGGTGTGCGGGGATGTTGAGGGCAGACTGAGCTCTCTGTTCAGCAGAGTTCAGGCCATCCAGAGGAAAACAGGACAGTTTGAT ctgctgctatGTGTTGGGGAGTTTTTTGGAGTAACCCCTGAAGCTGAAGCAGAGTGGCAACAATACAAGACTGGAGCTAAAAAAG cTCCGATCCAAACTTACATCCTGGGGGCAGCAAGCCAGGAAACGGTGAAGAACTTCCCCAATTCTGACGGTTCTGAACTGGCTGAAAACATCACATACCTGG GTCGGCGCGGCGTGTTCACTGGCGCGTCAGGACTGCAGCTGGCCTACGTCAGCGGCCAGGAGGCCCTGCAGGAACCGGCCCCGGCTCACTGCTTCACCTCCAAAGACCTGTCGGCGCTCGTCACCTCGCTCACCAGCAGCTCCAAGTTCAGAGGCGTCGACATCCTGCTGACGTCGCAGTGGCCCCGAGGCGTGTGGCAGTACGGAAACAACCCG GAAGTGAACACAAAGTCATGTGGAAGCAGCTCCATCGCCAGCCTCGCCCACAAACTGAAACCGCGTTACCACTTCGCTGCACTAGAGGGCGCTCACTATGAAAGGCTCCCATTCAG GAATCATGTAGTCCTCCAGGAAAACGCTCAACATGTCAGTCGCTTCATCGCCCTGGCAACCGTCAACAACCCCGCCAAGAAGAAG TATCTGTACGCCTTTAACATCGTCCCCATGAAGAACATGGATCCCACAGAGCTGGTGAAGCAGCCGCCGGACGTCACGGAAAGTCCTTACAGACGCTCGGCTAAAGACAAAACGGAGACGCAAAAACCGCCGTTCAGCACCACAGAAGAAGAG GAGCCGGTCCACCAGTTCTTCTTTGACCTGAGCAGGAACCAGGGCAGGGCCCCCAGGGGTCGTGGCGGGAAGAGGCCCTCAGACGGACGAGGTCGAGACGGGCATTTTCAGGGGCAGCCCAAACAACCGCGCAGGCACC CGCAGCCTACTGGGCCCTGCTGGTTTTGCCTCGCCAGCCCTCAGGTGGAGAAACATCTGGTCGTCAGCATAGGAACACAT TGTTACCTGGCTGTGGCGAAAGGCCCGCTGACTCCCCGCCACGTTCTGATCCTGCCCATCGGCCACTACCAGTCTGTGGTGGAGCTGAGCTCCGACGTGGTGGAGGAGATGGAGAAGTACAAGTCGGCCCTGACGGACTTCTACAAGAGCAAAGGAGAGCGCTGCGTTCTGTTTGAGAGGAACTACAGGAGCCAAcatctgcagctgcag GTTGTTCCCGTTCCGCTCAACCGCTGCACTACAGACGACATCAAGGAGGCGTTTATGGTCCAGGCTCAGGAGCAAAACATGGAGCTGATGGAGATTCCTCAACACACAGACCTCAAGCAG ATTGCTCCTCCAGGGACTCCTTACTTCTATGTGGAGCTGGACTCTGGGGAGAAACTTTACTACCGGATTCAGAAAAACTTTCCTCTGCAGTTTGGAAG GGAGGTGTTGGCCAGTGAGGCGGTGCTGAACATCCCGACGCGAGCTGACTGGAAGGAATGtaaacagagcagagaggaagaggatgacGGCTGCAAACAGCTGAGAGACGCTTTCCAGCCATATGACTTTGCCTGGGACGACTAA